Proteins encoded together in one Pyxidicoccus trucidator window:
- a CDS encoding gamma carbonic anhydrase family protein, giving the protein MALRPFRGVSPRVHPSCFVEDSAQVVGDVELGEDSSVWFNAVLRGDVNPIRIGKRTNIQDLSLVHVTSQEHGTHVGDDCTVGHHVILHGCIVGNRVLVGMGATLMDGVEVGDECIIGAGTLLTPGTKVPPGSLVVGSPGKVKRPITEEEREFLRLSAQHYVQLAAEHRASR; this is encoded by the coding sequence ATGGCTTTGAGGCCGTTCCGCGGGGTGTCCCCCCGCGTGCATCCGAGCTGCTTCGTGGAGGACTCTGCCCAGGTGGTGGGTGACGTGGAGCTGGGCGAGGACTCCTCCGTCTGGTTCAACGCCGTGCTGCGGGGGGACGTGAATCCCATCCGCATCGGCAAGCGCACCAACATCCAGGACCTGTCCCTGGTGCACGTCACCAGCCAGGAGCACGGCACCCACGTGGGGGACGACTGCACGGTGGGGCACCACGTCATCCTCCACGGCTGCATCGTGGGGAACCGGGTGCTGGTGGGCATGGGCGCCACCCTCATGGACGGCGTCGAGGTGGGGGACGAGTGCATCATCGGCGCCGGAACCCTGCTGACCCCTGGGACGAAGGTGCCGCCGGGCTCCCTGGTGGTGGGCTCTCCAGGCAAGGTGAAGCGGCCGATTACCGAGGAGGAACGGGAGTTCCTCCGCCTGTCCGCCCAGCACTACGTCCAGCTCGCCGCGGAGCATCGCGCCAGCCGCTGA
- a CDS encoding RibD family protein, producing MGEASRPYVICHMVPAVDGRIVTRHWDLSSTSTAEYERTAKTFGAEAWIIGRVSMEPYAGKARVPKRKSREPIPRKDFIANREAGHYAIALDPSGKLTWKSSSIDEEHVITVLSEQVSDDYLAFLQEKGVSYLFGGKKDLNLKRVLQKLAREFGIKKLLLEGGGKINGSFLAADLIDELSLLLAPVADGSIGTPSLFDAREGRGPARKLELLSARKRKEDLIWLRYKVKR from the coding sequence ATGGGCGAAGCGTCACGGCCGTACGTCATCTGCCACATGGTGCCCGCGGTGGACGGTCGCATCGTGACCAGACACTGGGACCTTTCGAGCACCAGCACGGCCGAATATGAGCGCACGGCCAAGACCTTCGGTGCGGAGGCGTGGATCATCGGCCGGGTCTCCATGGAGCCCTACGCCGGCAAGGCGAGAGTCCCGAAGCGCAAGAGCCGTGAGCCGATTCCCCGGAAGGACTTCATCGCGAACCGCGAGGCCGGGCACTACGCCATCGCGCTCGACCCGTCCGGCAAGCTCACCTGGAAGTCGAGCTCCATCGACGAGGAGCACGTCATCACGGTCCTGAGCGAGCAGGTCTCGGACGACTACCTCGCCTTCCTCCAGGAGAAGGGCGTCTCCTATCTGTTCGGAGGCAAGAAGGATCTGAATCTGAAGCGGGTGCTCCAGAAGCTCGCCCGGGAGTTCGGCATCAAGAAGCTGCTGCTCGAAGGAGGCGGGAAGATCAACGGCTCCTTCCTGGCCGCGGACCTGATTGATGAGCTGAGCCTGCTGCTCGCTCCCGTCGCGGACGGAAGCATCGGCACCCCGTCACTGTTCGACGCCAGGGAGGGCCGAGGCCCGGCGCGCAAGCTCGAGCTGCTGTCGGCCCGGAAGCGCAAGGAGGACCTCATCTGGCTGCGGTACAAGGTGAAGCGCTGA
- a CDS encoding patatin-like phospholipase family protein → MPRANLLACAVVLLFAVSASAQAPDAGSAADGGLPPEDVRRVYMGTEFPPGNVADTGAARALATATEQSAPAIVVSGGISLGAYQAGFISTLVRFWSVARRDARVDDPMPRVWTGASAGAVNALLGGLASCDPAFEQDTWSPEQSLFWTVWVDELDLDALLPREDRDRDDHLFSAPHMQQTLALIEAQAAMPRFRKDCSFAFGITVTNLRGRDVPFGGGGPDSRAQLKRVTEKLVVQVSTQQDGTLMARTPYLGEGAPGASPPYIAIDPMESHHYPALGERPERLEGGQPVSLKNLLLTPQASGAFPLAFPPVPVSVSFFDEDQWGPLQALRLVDGGFLNNNPLDLAVRLGERWVEGAETGFNRSRFPVVYLDQDVVDWKWAKPPAPPEGSLSPLEETYFQHLGTLMNAARDSVVLDTLEHDTNLSGRVKIPRRSSVLPSEYQFAMMGFFDQRFREHDFYRGMQDAIRFLSTQLTSTRVVETLVPRVPDEPVRTRELRVLAVLGISSQGFQCMTGGACDGAKDGEQLTRLRQAMDALTARAQQETLRQADVDDLLGALGDAGYRYSTGVMGETLASGTRNDLMRARDRIGKAFHDLVSNQKGGLRVALRPAGAAFLDDWLTYSPPRHAVTLGLSRQRGLGLGLEAPVVAFEHRPEEGVYDRSELRLGGELSGFGVRDMDQLTPNKTRWRWVSLGAYADWVSDMDGFSGRVKWLQAGPFVRLRMGLGTSGGYLRDPEALAFNVLEARLGVDLMEKVGLRLAMPLYLLRFQGGEVHHGTPKFFKETSLGVEVLFTWW, encoded by the coding sequence ATGCCACGAGCCAACCTTCTTGCGTGTGCCGTCGTCCTCCTGTTCGCGGTGTCCGCGTCCGCACAGGCGCCGGATGCCGGCTCCGCGGCCGACGGGGGCCTTCCCCCGGAGGACGTGCGGCGGGTGTACATGGGCACGGAGTTCCCACCCGGCAACGTCGCGGACACGGGCGCGGCGCGCGCGCTTGCCACCGCGACGGAGCAGAGCGCTCCGGCCATCGTCGTCAGCGGCGGCATCAGCCTGGGGGCCTACCAGGCGGGGTTCATCTCCACGCTCGTGCGGTTCTGGAGCGTCGCACGCCGGGACGCCCGCGTGGACGACCCGATGCCCCGGGTGTGGACGGGCGCTTCCGCCGGCGCGGTGAATGCACTGCTGGGCGGGCTCGCCTCATGCGATCCGGCGTTCGAGCAGGACACCTGGTCCCCCGAGCAGAGCCTGTTCTGGACCGTCTGGGTGGACGAACTGGACCTGGACGCGCTGCTGCCCAGGGAGGACCGGGACCGGGACGACCACCTCTTCAGCGCGCCCCACATGCAGCAGACGCTCGCCCTCATCGAGGCGCAGGCGGCGATGCCCCGCTTCCGGAAGGACTGTTCCTTCGCCTTCGGCATCACCGTGACCAACCTGCGCGGGCGGGACGTCCCCTTCGGAGGGGGAGGCCCCGACTCCAGGGCGCAGCTCAAGCGTGTCACCGAGAAGCTCGTCGTCCAGGTGTCGACGCAGCAGGACGGGACGCTCATGGCCCGGACGCCGTACCTGGGCGAAGGGGCACCGGGCGCCAGCCCGCCCTACATCGCGATAGACCCGATGGAGTCGCACCACTACCCCGCGCTTGGCGAGCGGCCGGAGCGGCTGGAGGGCGGTCAGCCGGTATCCCTCAAGAACCTGCTGCTCACCCCGCAGGCCTCGGGCGCCTTCCCGCTGGCCTTCCCACCCGTGCCCGTGTCCGTGTCGTTCTTCGACGAGGACCAGTGGGGCCCGCTCCAGGCCCTGCGGTTGGTGGATGGCGGCTTCCTCAACAACAACCCGCTCGACCTGGCGGTGCGGCTCGGGGAGCGGTGGGTCGAAGGCGCGGAGACGGGCTTCAATCGCTCCCGCTTCCCCGTCGTGTACCTGGACCAGGACGTCGTCGACTGGAAGTGGGCGAAGCCCCCGGCTCCGCCCGAGGGCTCGCTCAGCCCGCTGGAGGAGACCTACTTCCAGCACCTGGGCACGCTGATGAACGCGGCGCGGGACAGCGTCGTGCTCGACACCCTGGAGCACGACACGAATCTCTCCGGGCGCGTCAAGATTCCGCGGCGCAGCTCCGTGCTCCCCTCGGAGTACCAGTTCGCGATGATGGGGTTCTTCGACCAGCGCTTCCGCGAGCATGACTTCTATCGCGGCATGCAGGACGCCATTCGCTTCCTGTCCACGCAGCTCACGTCGACGCGCGTCGTGGAGACCCTGGTGCCCCGCGTCCCGGACGAGCCCGTGCGGACCCGGGAGCTGCGGGTCCTCGCGGTCCTCGGCATCTCCTCTCAGGGCTTCCAGTGCATGACCGGAGGTGCCTGCGACGGCGCGAAGGACGGGGAGCAGCTCACGAGGCTCCGCCAGGCGATGGACGCCCTGACGGCGCGCGCGCAACAGGAGACGCTGAGGCAGGCGGACGTCGACGACCTCCTCGGAGCGCTCGGCGACGCGGGGTATCGCTACAGCACCGGCGTCATGGGGGAGACCCTGGCATCCGGGACGCGGAACGACCTGATGCGGGCCCGCGATCGCATCGGCAAGGCCTTCCACGACCTGGTCTCGAATCAGAAGGGCGGGTTGAGGGTGGCCCTGCGCCCAGCCGGCGCCGCGTTCCTGGATGACTGGCTGACGTACTCGCCTCCGCGGCATGCCGTCACCCTGGGCCTGAGCCGCCAGCGCGGCCTGGGGCTGGGACTGGAAGCGCCCGTCGTGGCCTTCGAGCACCGGCCCGAGGAGGGCGTGTACGACCGCAGCGAGCTGCGGCTGGGTGGCGAGCTGTCCGGGTTCGGCGTGAGGGACATGGACCAGCTCACTCCCAACAAGACGCGCTGGCGCTGGGTTTCTCTCGGGGCCTACGCGGACTGGGTCTCCGACATGGATGGCTTCTCGGGGCGGGTGAAGTGGCTCCAGGCCGGCCCTTTCGTCCGGCTGCGGATGGGGCTTGGGACTTCCGGTGGCTACCTGCGCGATCCCGAGGCGCTCGCGTTCAACGTCCTGGAGGCACGGCTCGGCGTGGACCTCATGGAGAAGGTGGGCCTGCGGCTGGCGATGCCCCTGTACCTGCTCAGGTTCCAGGGGGGAGAGGTCCACCACGGAACGCCCAAGTTCTTCAAGGAGACCTCCCTGGGCGTCGAGGTGCTCTTCACCTGGTGGTGA
- a CDS encoding VWA domain-containing protein: MDARIVEFAEVLRQNGVRVSTSEVQDALRATTEVGLKDRGLFRSVLRTTLVKRELDVDTFNRAFDFYFSGAARTFEAIDKSLADQLREEGYLEGDLLKMVIIQMHQLLPEMSPLAQAILEGDRAKLAQIFRMASLQLDLSRMESPLQAGFFSRRMMAAAGMDKARSDMKSLEDELRSRGLAPEGVEIVSRHVAAAMRKIEDAARQEVKRQAEARIRRRTDTVQDKPLHLLTQAEVDQMESAVRTLAEKLRSRLIRKQRAHRRGALNVRRTLRRNMPWGGVPMVPVFRRRRPERPELVVLCDVSDSVRNASRMMLLFMHTLQSLFVRVRSFVFVSDVGEVTQYFKDLDVAEAIDMATAGKTVSLSANSNYGRALADFTRDHLGSITRRTTVMVIGDGRNNYNANNAWALKDLRRKAKRLLWICPEERGNWGIGDSEMLTYEKHCHQAVVVTSVSDLARIADQLVPA; encoded by the coding sequence GTGGATGCCCGCATCGTCGAGTTCGCCGAAGTGCTTCGCCAGAACGGGGTGCGAGTCAGCACGTCCGAGGTCCAGGACGCCCTGCGCGCCACCACCGAGGTGGGGCTGAAGGACCGGGGGCTGTTCCGCTCCGTGCTCCGCACCACGTTGGTGAAGCGCGAGCTGGACGTGGACACCTTCAACCGGGCGTTCGACTTCTACTTCTCCGGCGCGGCGAGGACGTTCGAGGCCATCGACAAGTCGCTGGCGGACCAGCTCCGGGAAGAGGGCTACCTGGAGGGCGACCTGCTGAAGATGGTCATCATCCAGATGCACCAACTCCTTCCGGAGATGTCGCCGCTGGCGCAGGCCATCCTCGAAGGAGACCGGGCGAAGCTCGCGCAGATCTTCCGGATGGCGTCGCTCCAACTCGACCTGTCGCGGATGGAGAGCCCGCTGCAGGCCGGCTTCTTCTCGCGGCGGATGATGGCGGCGGCGGGCATGGACAAGGCCCGCTCCGACATGAAGTCCCTGGAGGACGAACTGCGCTCCCGGGGGCTGGCGCCGGAAGGGGTGGAGATCGTCTCGCGCCACGTGGCGGCGGCGATGCGGAAGATTGAAGACGCCGCGCGCCAGGAGGTGAAGCGCCAGGCCGAGGCGCGCATCCGCCGCCGCACCGACACGGTGCAGGACAAGCCGCTGCATCTGCTCACCCAGGCGGAGGTGGACCAGATGGAGTCCGCCGTGCGGACGCTCGCGGAGAAGCTGCGCAGCCGGCTCATCCGCAAGCAGCGTGCGCACCGCCGGGGGGCGCTGAACGTGCGCCGCACGCTGCGCCGCAACATGCCGTGGGGAGGGGTGCCCATGGTGCCCGTGTTCCGCCGCCGCCGCCCCGAGCGCCCGGAGCTGGTGGTGCTGTGCGACGTGTCCGACTCGGTGCGGAATGCGTCGCGGATGATGCTGTTGTTCATGCACACGCTGCAGTCGCTGTTCGTGCGCGTGCGCTCGTTCGTCTTCGTGTCCGACGTGGGCGAGGTGACGCAGTACTTCAAGGACCTGGACGTGGCCGAGGCCATCGACATGGCCACCGCGGGCAAGACGGTGTCCCTGAGCGCGAACTCCAACTACGGCCGCGCGCTGGCGGACTTCACCCGGGACCACCTGGGCAGCATCACCCGCCGCACCACCGTCATGGTGATTGGCGACGGGCGGAACAACTACAACGCGAACAACGCCTGGGCGCTCAAGGACCTGCGCCGCAAGGCGAAGCGCCTGCTGTGGATCTGCCCCGAGGAGCGCGGCAACTGGGGCATCGGCGACAGCGAGATGCTGACGTACGAGAAGCACTGCCACCAGGCCGTCGTGGTTACGTCCGTGTCCGACTTGGCCCGCATCGCGGACCAGCTCGTTCCTGCGTGA
- a CDS encoding Crp/Fnr family transcriptional regulator translates to MALVPATTLKACPIFKGFTDTGIQIFAGVAVPRAFPKGTALFTEGKAGESLLIVGEGTVRLSAKSASGDEVALGEVGAGEPLGELALVQKGERLCTATAVTDVSALEIRASDFQKLLASKPQACVKLLMGIVAHFGQKARDNRDMLRTLVGKAPAA, encoded by the coding sequence ATGGCTTTAGTGCCCGCTACCACCCTCAAGGCGTGCCCGATCTTCAAGGGATTCACCGACACCGGCATCCAGATCTTCGCCGGCGTGGCGGTGCCCCGGGCCTTCCCCAAGGGCACTGCCCTCTTCACGGAGGGCAAGGCAGGGGAGTCCCTCCTCATCGTCGGAGAGGGCACCGTGCGGCTGAGCGCGAAGAGCGCCTCGGGCGACGAAGTGGCCCTTGGCGAAGTGGGGGCCGGCGAGCCCCTGGGAGAGCTGGCCCTCGTCCAGAAGGGCGAGCGGCTGTGCACCGCCACCGCCGTCACCGACGTGTCCGCCCTGGAGATTCGCGCCTCGGACTTCCAGAAGCTCCTGGCTTCCAAGCCGCAGGCCTGCGTGAAGCTGCTGATGGGCATCGTCGCCCACTTCGGTCAGAAGGCGCGGGACAACCGGGACATGCTGCGCACGCTCGTCGGAAAGGCGCCGGCCGCCTGA
- the miaB gene encoding tRNA (N6-isopentenyl adenosine(37)-C2)-methylthiotransferase MiaB codes for MKRYFIHTFGCQMNVNDSLRMSEVLAKMSYEPTPVPENADLIILNTCAIREKAEDKMLSALGRYKPVKASRGALIGVGGCVAQQEKDKLLKKVPYLDFVFGPDNIAKLPDIIGRVSEDRARVVEAAFVHSEEYVFPRADPETSRGKVTEFVTVMKGCDNVCSFCVVPHTRGREVSRAFPEVLLEVNDLAKVGVREVTLIGQNVNSYAGGISFAQLLLRTAEVPGIERVRFTTSHPHDLSDELIEAFRIQPKIAPHFHLPVQCGSDRILKMMRRDYTVVQYLERLEKLRAARPGIAVTTDIIVGFPGETEEEFEMTMKLTEQVRYDNQFSFVFSPRPKTGAALKENDWGPVPHEVKIARLERLQKLQRRISTETTAALVGSEVEVLVEGHSRYDATKRFGRTPENRTVNFDGDAPTGALVKVKVERSTPNALAGQQLAVLSLPTVEPLPMAPAASPFHVIAEA; via the coding sequence ATGAAGCGCTACTTCATCCACACCTTCGGCTGCCAGATGAACGTCAACGACTCACTTCGCATGAGCGAGGTGTTGGCGAAGATGTCCTACGAGCCGACTCCGGTGCCCGAGAACGCGGACCTCATCATCCTCAACACCTGCGCCATCCGCGAGAAGGCGGAGGACAAGATGCTGTCCGCGCTGGGCCGCTACAAGCCGGTGAAGGCCAGCCGGGGCGCCCTCATCGGCGTGGGCGGGTGCGTGGCGCAGCAGGAGAAGGACAAGCTCCTCAAGAAGGTGCCGTACCTGGACTTCGTCTTCGGCCCCGACAACATCGCGAAGCTGCCGGACATCATCGGCCGCGTCTCCGAGGACCGCGCCCGCGTGGTGGAGGCCGCCTTCGTCCACTCGGAGGAGTACGTCTTCCCCCGCGCCGACCCCGAGACATCGCGCGGCAAGGTCACCGAGTTCGTCACGGTGATGAAGGGCTGCGACAACGTCTGCTCGTTCTGCGTGGTGCCCCACACCCGTGGCCGCGAGGTCAGCCGCGCCTTCCCGGAGGTCCTCCTGGAGGTCAACGACCTGGCCAAGGTGGGCGTGCGCGAGGTGACGCTCATCGGGCAGAACGTGAACTCGTACGCGGGCGGCATCTCCTTCGCCCAGCTGCTCCTGCGCACCGCCGAGGTGCCGGGCATCGAGCGCGTGCGCTTCACCACCAGCCACCCGCACGACCTGTCCGACGAGCTGATTGAGGCCTTCCGCATCCAGCCGAAGATTGCTCCGCACTTCCACCTGCCCGTGCAGTGCGGCAGCGACCGCATCCTGAAGATGATGCGCCGCGACTACACCGTGGTGCAGTACCTGGAGCGGCTGGAGAAGCTGCGCGCCGCGCGGCCGGGCATCGCCGTCACCACCGACATCATCGTGGGCTTCCCCGGGGAGACCGAGGAGGAGTTCGAGATGACGATGAAGCTGACCGAGCAGGTCCGCTACGACAACCAGTTCTCCTTCGTCTTCAGCCCCCGGCCCAAGACGGGCGCGGCGCTGAAGGAGAACGACTGGGGCCCCGTGCCGCACGAGGTGAAGATTGCCCGCCTGGAGCGCCTGCAGAAGCTGCAGCGGCGCATCAGCACGGAGACCACCGCGGCCCTGGTGGGCTCGGAGGTGGAGGTGCTGGTGGAGGGCCACTCGCGCTACGACGCCACCAAGCGCTTCGGCCGCACGCCGGAGAACCGCACCGTCAACTTCGACGGGGACGCCCCCACCGGCGCGCTGGTGAAGGTGAAGGTGGAGCGCTCCACGCCCAACGCGCTCGCCGGCCAGCAGCTGGCGGTGCTGTCCCTGCCCACCGTGGAGCCGCTGCCCATGGCTCCGGCCGCCTCGCCCTTCCACGTCATCGCGGAGGCGTAG
- a CDS encoding DedA family protein: MQELLTNLLGDAQGFIAYATVFGILVACGLGVPLPEDISLILGGFLAHKGAASLPVMMAVGFAGILVGDSLIFFAGRRLGGKLGRDEGKAGGFFARIVTPEKRARVEGLFEKHGQKIVCIARFMPGVRAVTYFTAGSVGMSYWRFIFWDGLAALLSAPVFVWLGFHFGSELDSLIDTFKEGQYVVMAVLAVGGIGYFLWRRKRQAALRARTLGTPAVDPVAVPARVQETVAAPLRNSATGKNEPLFEVPSVSAAPEKVSSSEPVRELQKT; encoded by the coding sequence GTGCAAGAACTCCTCACCAACCTGCTCGGCGATGCACAGGGCTTCATCGCCTACGCCACCGTCTTCGGCATCCTGGTGGCCTGTGGCCTGGGCGTTCCTCTTCCCGAGGACATCTCGCTCATCCTGGGAGGCTTCCTGGCGCACAAGGGTGCCGCCAGCCTGCCGGTGATGATGGCGGTGGGCTTCGCCGGCATCCTCGTCGGTGACAGCCTCATCTTCTTCGCCGGCCGTCGGCTGGGCGGGAAGCTGGGCCGCGACGAGGGCAAGGCTGGGGGCTTCTTCGCCCGCATCGTCACGCCCGAGAAACGCGCCCGGGTGGAAGGGCTGTTCGAGAAGCACGGGCAGAAGATTGTCTGCATCGCCCGCTTCATGCCCGGCGTGCGCGCGGTGACGTACTTCACCGCCGGCTCCGTGGGCATGTCCTACTGGCGCTTCATCTTCTGGGACGGCCTGGCCGCGCTGCTGTCCGCGCCCGTGTTCGTCTGGCTCGGCTTCCACTTCGGCAGCGAGCTCGACAGCCTCATCGACACCTTCAAGGAAGGTCAGTACGTCGTCATGGCGGTGCTGGCGGTGGGCGGCATCGGCTACTTCCTGTGGCGCCGCAAGCGTCAGGCGGCCCTGCGCGCCAGGACTCTCGGCACCCCGGCGGTGGACCCCGTCGCCGTGCCCGCCCGCGTCCAGGAGACGGTGGCCGCGCCCCTGCGGAACTCCGCAACGGGCAAGAACGAGCCCCTGTTCGAAGTCCCATCCGTGAGCGCGGCTCCGGAGAAGGTCTCCTCGTCCGAGCCCGTGCGCGAGCTGCAGAAGACGTAG